Genomic window (Daucus carota subsp. sativus chromosome 5, DH1 v3.0, whole genome shotgun sequence):
tttagttatacgatgaaattaaatttctatcgaaaattaaaaaattgttaatataaatttttgcaaaaattagCCTAtttacatatacaaataaataaatgtttaatatgcctaaataaaataaaagctataaactaaaaagaagataaaaacaaatatatacggCTGGGCAACGTGACAGAGATAAAAAGATATTTATAGAGAGAGAATATAAATATCTAGTCCACATAAGCAATAGATCCTGCACTTTATCATCTCAAAAAGCGTAAAGTtcctttattttttcacttcATTCCACCCAAACGCGCCCTTAACTCTCTCTCCTCTTCCCTATTCTCTCTCTAATTTCTCCGAACTATCCTGTCTCTCTCTCCTCATTTTTCTCTGACTCTCTCTCTGCTCCATCTTTATACTCTGTTTGGATGATTCACTCGTAGCTATACACAcacctatacatacatacatatgggAGAAGAAGTGAGATTTTCCGACTACGACGATCGTGTTCCGGAGTGGGAGCTCGGATTACCAACCTCCGACGAGTTGCCGCCGTTGTCTCAGCCGTTGATTACGCCGGAGCTCGCGTCGGCGTTCAGTATCTCGCCGGAACCCTACCGGACTGCCGGAGACGTTGCTCGCGCGTCGGAGATCACTTTCTCGGGATTGCGTGGACAGTACTCGTCGAAATTAGTGAATAATTATAATTCGTTTGATAATTCGAGGAGTGCGGAGTTCGATGTGGAGGAGATCGATGCGGATCGAAATGATTCGAGGAAGGCGGAGACGATTAAGCGGCAGAGACTGGTGTGGACGCCGCAGTTGCACAAGAGGTTTGTGGATGTGGTGGCGCATTTAGGGATTAAGAATGCGGTGCCGAAGACAATTATGCAGCTGATGAATGTCGAAGGATTGACGCGAGAGAATGTCGCGAGTCATTTACAGAAGTACAGGCTTTATTTGAAGCGAATGCAGGGAGGAGGAGCAAGTGAGGCGAATGATCATTTGTTTGAATCGACTCCGGTGCCGCCGAGTTTGAAAGAGTCTTCGGTGAGGAGTGGAAGTGGTAGTGGGAGTGGAAATGTGAGTGGACATGTGCCGATGCATTATGGAGCGCAGATGGTGCCAATGCCGATGCCGATGCCATTGCCGGTTTATGGACAGATGAGTGGCTATCCTGGATTTGAGTATGGTATGATGCAACAGAAGGATTGGTCTGGGAATAAGTTTGATGCGGTTAACTCGTATCAGCGGATCCCTCAATGTGATAAGTGATAATTTGGTTGTTGGAAGGGAGGTTAGATTTTTGCCTTTTTGGAGCTTTAATTGtcgtttttgaaatataatattaacttTTGCCTTTTTATTGTGCTGATGGATGATGCATAAATTATGTGAATGACTTGAAAAGTTGAAATCGTTTGTTTAAATTCTTGTTTTAGATGATCTATGTGTGCTTATTGATGGATATACTATTAACTTTTGTATTCATTTACTTATGCTAATCTAGGCATAACATTCAGTTGATGTATTGTGATTGCTTCTATATATAGTTATTGTCTAAAATATTGATAGTTTTGGCAGTTGTCTAAGTTGTTCTTCCTGGAAGAATTATATGAAAATGAGAGATATTAGTACAAATGTACAAAGATGTTTCTTATTGCATTCCCCACCCCAGCTGTCTGCAACAACATTATACTTTGCTGTCCATCTAGAGGAAAAGATAAAGATCATTTATCgtatatatactttatactaTGCGGTCTATTGATGAGTTGGAGAAAAAAACTACAGTTCACTGTATGGTGCTCATTATATAGGGCAAACAGCTATTTGACTTTTTCACTCTACTCTTTTTATATGTACTTGATCAGTTATGTGATCAACTTGTGGGGATTGCTCGTTAGGGGTCTGGAGCAGGTGGAAACAAGGCCTATGATGACCTTGCTGCTTGCTTGTCTTTATTCTTCAGACACTTTATCCAGTGTTCATTACCTATCTTGATTCTTGGGAAGGAAGAGAGTGCCAGCCAAAACATCGAGTTAAGTCTTTCTTGAGATGGTTATTAATGGGAATGAGATTGTTATCAAAACCTGAAACAAGGTCGAGAAGTCAAGTGTCTTCTATTGTTGGATTTTTTATGCCTGAACATATTTTTAGTTTAGGATATCAAGTACcgtttaaaaaatatagaatataaaatTCTGGTGAACATCCTGTTTATTACCTTGCTGCACCTTATACTGCCAAGGGTCTTTTACTATTTACAATATTGTTTTAGTCGTGCACATTACCATGTTGTTTTACCTTGAAAGTCCTttcttataatatatactaGACTTTAACTTTCATCGTCATAGGTCAGCATCTGGTGCCTAAATCATAAAGCATTGCATCTGTCACCTGGAGAACAATGCATTACCATTTTTCTTGTCCAGGCTGCATGTTTCTGCCCAGATGCAAATCGTGAGATGATTACCGATGCGTCGTATTTCACATACCTATATGACTAGTTGTTAATTACAATTATGGCCCTTTTGTACACATCTGTTCTTCTGTTGCATTTAATAAATTCGCTTGACCATTTCCAGTGATGAAGCAATCTATAGGCACTAATGAAGCATCATTCAACTTCTGGGAATCAGGTGGTCGAATTCCCTTATAAATTCTTCTTATTTAGATATTCTTCTTGTTTATATAAGCTTTTGAAATTCTCTATTTTGTCGTTTCCATTTACTTCGTACCTATTCGCAGTCTGCCCAAAGGTCCATCTCCACTGTCAGCCTTCTTTCTTATGTTATTTTTAGGGTATTTACATTTTAGCCATTAAAGTATCCGGCTATCTGCGATTGTAAACAAACCCTCAAAGTTCAAAATTGTGCCCTAAAGTTTGTCACATGTACACATTGGGCCCTTTCTATTTCAAAACCAAATATACCTCTATGATTGCATACCTTGTTTACGGTTCTCTCATTCGCCACTTGAATTTTCCATTCATGAATTTggttattgttttatttaaactCACATGACCAAAATTCTTGAATCCCACTATGCAacacctcttttttttttttttttaaatctattgTATCTTCACAACTGTAGATCAATTAGTTTTGGTAATCTTAATTTGTATATTTGACAAACATTGAGGACACATATGGTATGGTTTTTCTCTGGTTTATGTGTGCAAATACATATACTTTTAGGTTTCAAATGTAGATATATATACTGCACATGTATAAAGTTTTATATCATAGGTGGCTGGGCATATATTCTTTTGTAGATCCAGGATATGAGGCGCCACGTTGCATATAGTTTACAGTATGATCCCGGGTTAGACTTTGCAATGTCGCTGTAAAATCACGCTGATCCCAAAATTTCCGGTTCACATTTAGTACCTGATATTGCCTATTTATACAAGTACAACCTATAGGTTGGTCTCTATTAATGGGGTTCATTTCTCTCTAATATCAAGATGCATTCTGTATTCATGCTTTTGAATCTGGCACAGAAGTTATAAATATGCAGAAGCAGAATGTGTTAATTTGCGGCACCATAGTAAGAAATATGATATTTCAGCTGGCCGTCATTATAATTTACCTACGGACGGAGGTAATTTTATCCCAAATGAGCTCTTAGAACAAGCAGCTAGGAGAATTCCGCGTGGTGGATTATTTTCTGGTGACGTTTGCAGGATATTAGTTGGTTCTGTGGAATCCATAAAAGCTATGAAACTCTGTACTCTGCATAGAACCAATTAACATGTTCTTAAAATCGGGCATGTGATCGGTGAAAATTTTACCAAATGTTATATTGTTTGAATTCAGAACAAATACTCCTAATTTGATCAACCCTCGAATCAATCATGTGTTTTTAATGCCAAAAATAATCAAGAAGCATAATATATTAATCAAGAAGCATAGAAGACATATTGAAAGAAGCCAATAAATTATGttcgaaaatttatttttcacgcTAAAATAACTTCATGTCGTTGTTTCTAAATCCCTTTTATTTTGGTCAGATGTTGTTTCTAAATCttatttctatttaaataaatttcaatacatctcatctttaaatacaaaaaaattcaaGTGTACTCCTTTTTGTCCATTTTTCTTTGTTTAGTGAGTTGataattataactatatatatttattaaataaataataacattAGATTCAAAATTCCGTTTGCCCTGAACATTAATATATACTAGTTCACTACATTGAGTATATGATCCCCTATTCAACATGATTAATTTTCTTCATGCATTTCAACAGGACAACAACACATCCCACTTATTTTCACTTCTTGAATAGGTATATATTTAAGgtcaaataatttataacaaATGATGCATGTATCCAAAATACAGCAGACAAATCCCAAGTCAAGTGTCATAGGCAAACCTTGTGAAATTTGATGACCAGTAAGATGAGATATATTGGACACAAACCTGgtccatatatcatatatgcacATGAAGTAATTGAAAATCAATGTAATGGTAATTTGTGTGGCATATGTAAAAAGAGAACCCAAAAGCTTCTTGAGCTTCACAAGATATGTGATGTGTCCGAAAAGAAATGCATGAAAGTATATACATCGTTAATTCCTTACAAATCTTCTATTTTTGTACATGCATCACTCAACATATATCAATTCttctttcattttcttcttctctgatatatttgtaattgtttCAATAGGGGAAGGATTGTTTCAGCTTCGGAACCAACTGTTCAGCTATGGCTCAATTATCCGATTCATTTAAAAGTAGTAATTCATTTCAAACTCCACCCTCAACCTACAAAAGTCCTCAAGCTGAGGTCGCTAAAGTAGAAGAACTTTTACCAGGTACCCCTACTTTCCCTTTTAAAGCCGGAGAAATTATCGGGGTCAGGGTCCTAAACCAAAGTCTTGTCCATCTATAGTCAGGGTCGGGATCACCTATGTCTGCCTTGTAGTTTTACCCTTGTTTTGCATGCATATAAATTCTGatggttttatttttttggtatgCATAGTAAGAACATCCAAGAAGTTTGGGTGAAATGAAGCACAAACAACAATATTTAGACTTAATATCTTttagaattaaattaaattagaacATCCAAGAAGTTTGGGTGAAATGAAGAGGCACAGACAACAATATTTAGGCTtaatatttttcagaattaaaataaatgaaacaaGAGCAAATTATGTTTTGCAGCTGATGGCGCAATGCATCAGTCTCCCTTAACTTCTGGAAAACATAATGACTATGATGGTGGTGATCCTGCGCCCAACAGAAAGTCGTCAGTGCTTAACAAATTTAGGGACAAGGCTAAGAAGCTGAAGAGCACATTGAGCAGCAAGAGAATCAGGCAGAGCAATATTGACAGCGAATATGATCATGAAACGGAGAGCAAGAATGGAATTGAcaatgaggatgatgatgataagaCTATCCGCTCTATGGAAGTTAACTTGGATGAAGATGAAATTGATGAAGATCCTGAATACCTCGGAGCTCCAAGTAATCTTGTTAACCTTACTAGTCAATATGTTCAGTTTCTTCTATAAACAGCGAAAAATTGTGAATTTCTTCATTAATATTAGAAACTTTGTTTGTGAATAGTTTATGAATCAGTACAAGCACCTCAAGAATGTAAAGAATATGTGAAACAGCATCCGCGAGAAGTTACTGCGTCAGCTGACAAGCATATCATTGAAAGCTGTGCCAAAAATGCAGCCAGGAAAGCTAGTGAGCCAGCTCTCAAGACAGTGACAGAAACAGTGTCAGAGAAGCTGGTACCGGCCTATAATGCAGTGTCGACTGCAACTCAGGCAATTACTTCCAAGATCTCCAGCTTGACTGTTGAAACCACGGGTTTAACAAACAAGACTAGTGATGGTAGTTCTGGAGATGCGAGTTCTGAGAGTAGAGGACAGATACGAAACAGTGGTCCACCTATGTATGATAAAGGCGTTTCTGTCAAGGAGTATTTGATGCAGAAACTTGAGCCTGGAGAAGATGAAAAAGCTCTTTCTCAGGTTATTACAGATGCGATTAGTCCAAAGGGATCTGAACAAGTTGGAGTGGTGGGGATGGTGAAAGATGCTGTAACTTCCTATCTTCAACCTTCCTCTGATTCAGCAACAAAGGCTGCAGAGTCCTTGGGAAAAACTAACGTCTCTAAAGATCAGAACGTATTGTCAAACAAGGCCTCTAACGTCTCTACAGATCAGAACTCATCATCAAACAAGGCCTCTAACGTCTCTACAGATCAGAAGACATCATCAAACAAGGCCTTTACTGCCTCCAAAACTTTTAACACGAGGCATGATCCTGCCTACAAGGCCTCAGAGCAAAATGCCCCTGCTGCTGACACCAAATCGTATTCATTGTCAGAAAGTTCAGTCGATGCCAACAAGTTGAAGTCGAAATCATGCAATGCTActgcaaatttaaaattatcagCATTTATCCCCATCTCTACCAACTCTGAGGAAGGTAAGTCAAATTCTTAGTACTTCTAAAGTATCTCACTCAGCTTTACCTGACAAGGTAAAGGGAAGATCACCACTTAAGcatttgaattattattaaagCCAACTCATGAGAAACTGAAAAGCTTCCGTTCTTTCCCAACATcattgaaactaaaaattgctATACATTACAGATTCATGTGCACTTTAATAGTGATCATAATCAGATAACGTTATCTTGCAGGTAACAAAGCAGAAAACCATGGAAAAGTACTCCAAACCAACTGAAGTAGTGACATAGCTCACCTCTACGGAACTTTTAGTGTGCAGATATAGTGTTTTAAAGTTATAACTAATAGGGAAAGTTTAATATTCCTCCCTCCCTCAAAATGGGATCGACAGGGTGTGTATAGCTAATC
Coding sequences:
- the LOC108222883 gene encoding transcription factor LUX, translating into MGEEVRFSDYDDRVPEWELGLPTSDELPPLSQPLITPELASAFSISPEPYRTAGDVARASEITFSGLRGQYSSKLVNNYNSFDNSRSAEFDVEEIDADRNDSRKAETIKRQRLVWTPQLHKRFVDVVAHLGIKNAVPKTIMQLMNVEGLTRENVASHLQKYRLYLKRMQGGGASEANDHLFESTPVPPSLKESSVRSGSGSGSGNVSGHVPMHYGAQMVPMPMPMPLPVYGQMSGYPGFEYGMMQQKDWSGNKFDAVNSYQRIPQCDK
- the LOC108222882 gene encoding uncharacterized protein LOC108222882 isoform X2, whose translation is MKHHSTSGNQGKDCFSFGTNCSAMAQLSDSFKSSNSFQTPPSTYKSPQAEVAKVEELLPADGAMHQSPLTSGKHNDYDGGDPAPNRKSSVLNKFRDKAKKLKSTLSSKRIRQSNIDSEYDHETESKNGIDNEDDDDKTIRSMEVNLDEDEIDEDPEYLGAPIYESVQAPQECKEYVKQHPREVTASADKHIIESCAKNAARKASEPALKTVTETVSEKLVPAYNAVSTATQAITSKISSLTVETTGLTNKTSDGSSGDASSESRGQIRNSGPPMYDKGVSVKEYLMQKLEPGEDEKALSQVITDAISPKGSEQVGVVGMVKDAVTSYLQPSSDSATKAAESLGKTNVSKDQNVLSNKASNVSTDQNSSSNKASNVSTDQKTSSNKAFTASKTFNTRHDPAYKASEQNAPAADTKSYSLSESSVDANKLKSKSCNATANLKLSAFIPISTNSEEGNKAENHGKVLQTN
- the LOC108222882 gene encoding uncharacterized protein LOC108222882 isoform X1 codes for the protein MTSKMRYIGHKPGPYIIYAHEVIENQCNGNLCGICKKRTQKLLELHKICDVSEKKCMKGKDCFSFGTNCSAMAQLSDSFKSSNSFQTPPSTYKSPQAEVAKVEELLPADGAMHQSPLTSGKHNDYDGGDPAPNRKSSVLNKFRDKAKKLKSTLSSKRIRQSNIDSEYDHETESKNGIDNEDDDDKTIRSMEVNLDEDEIDEDPEYLGAPIYESVQAPQECKEYVKQHPREVTASADKHIIESCAKNAARKASEPALKTVTETVSEKLVPAYNAVSTATQAITSKISSLTVETTGLTNKTSDGSSGDASSESRGQIRNSGPPMYDKGVSVKEYLMQKLEPGEDEKALSQVITDAISPKGSEQVGVVGMVKDAVTSYLQPSSDSATKAAESLGKTNVSKDQNVLSNKASNVSTDQNSSSNKASNVSTDQKTSSNKAFTASKTFNTRHDPAYKASEQNAPAADTKSYSLSESSVDANKLKSKSCNATANLKLSAFIPISTNSEEGNKAENHGKVLQTN